From a single Candoia aspera isolate rCanAsp1 chromosome 10, rCanAsp1.hap2, whole genome shotgun sequence genomic region:
- the GNG8 gene encoding guanine nucleotide-binding protein G(I)/G(S)/G(O) subunit gamma-8, translating into MSNNMAKIAEARKTVEQLKLEVNIDRMKVSKAAADLLAYCEAHAKEDPLVTPVTASENPFREKRLFCIVL; encoded by the exons ATGTCCAACAACATGGCCAAGATTGCAGAGGCTCGCAAGACGGTGGAGCAGCTGAAATTGGAAGTCAACATTGATCGTATGAAG GTGTCCAAGGCAGCGGCCGACCTCCTGGCATACTGTGAAGCCCATGCCAAGGAGGATCCTCTGGTCACCCCGGTGACCGCTTCCGAGAACCCTTTCCGCGAGAAACGGCTGTTCTGTATCGTGCTGTGA